The Juglans regia cultivar Chandler chromosome 11, Walnut 2.0, whole genome shotgun sequence genome contains the following window.
ttaaacaaaatttacttaaaaaatattttcaaagtatcaccaagttttaaaataaaaataaaaagaaggaagattttttatgatatttgataacaaaaaatataagtcTTGGGAGTGACATCTctcaaaatatttgtaaataatagtaaaatgatttgtaaattatataatgaaatgatttgagttaaaattttttattgaatttttgaaaagaaaaaataaaaatttaaataaaaatattataaagttaaaaaattatttgaatataattttttaattttaattttattataaaatttgaaaaagttgtattatttgttgtattttattttaaagtttataacaattgtaatgattagataatgattatatgaaaaagttaaaaatttaaaattgaaaaatattttgtatttgaatgacttttagaaataaaatatttaaaaatatttgagaatatcatATAATATCTTATTACACAAATAATGCCTTAGTTTAgtgttattagtatatatatataatatctaatttgaataaaaaatgaatttttaatgtataaaatatattatgttgagtcctaaaatcaatatagaaaataataattaatacagcTAGCTTACATATTATTAGGCACATTTTACAGCTattgacaataaaaaaaattaaaaataatccctttaatttaaagaaaatgaggttaaaacttaaaacttgGAAACGGTATACGGAAGGACTAAAAAGCAAGTAAAAGTACTCAAATGTAAATAAACTATTTTCAGTCGCTTTCTCTCTCCCTCGAGTCTCGACTCTTTTAAAATCTCGCTCTATCTCTCTGTCAATGGTCGCAAAGAGCAACGGCAAAATACAACCACCACCTCGGCCGTTTAAAAACCCGAacccattataaaaaaaaacccgaaCCCGAATATCCCATTCCAGGTCGAACAATGTTCGGAGGTTTGTGTTCCTGCCCGTGCTTTGGAGACCGGAGCTCTGACGCGGATGGGTCTGAAGTCGATCCGGTTCTGCTCGTCTCCGGCATGGGAGGCTCCATTCTCCACTCCAAGAATAAAAAGTTCGGGTTCGAGACACGGGTCTGGGTCCGGATCCTTCTGGCGGACCTCGAGTTCAAGAAGAAGCTCTGGTCTGTCTATAATCCTACCACaggtcatctctctctctctctcttgttagTTTATGTATGTTTGTTTGTCTATATATGCACGTGTTTACGTTTGTTTGTGTCTGTGTTTTTGCATTGGAGTTTGAATAtgtgttgatttttttgtggaaattggtttttctttgaagggaaaagagaaaaacagagaaacatCGTTTATGTTTTTGGTTGATGAGGAAGTTAATTAAGGACTAAGTATGAGGACTCGTAACTGggttgcaaagaaaaaaaaggaagggatgcttggggaatgagatatatgagaattttgttaacagtaataaaataatatgtgaatagtaatgaaatagtttgaataaagtatttattgggttttgaaaaatgagagataaaaaattgaataaaaaatattataaagttaaaatattactagaatatagttttttaatattatttttgttttgagatttgaaaaaattgaattattttttattttttatttgaaagtttgaaaaagttgtaatgattagtttgaaaatgttataatgaatagtttgaaagtatttgtgtttgaataatatttgaaaaggaaataagataggatgagatgaaaactttttccaaacatcTCTTAAGTGAGAGAAAACGGAAAACTCATTGCAAAATCTGTCAAAgctaataaaatctcatttgaaTTGAGTTATGAGTTATGGCTGATACTGGTTATTCCAAAGCatccaaaaaaggaaaatataatataattgattGTGATTATAAAATCTCAAATACAGTGTTTGGTTGCTGTGAGAtgtaagaaaatgaaagaaaccaGAGATGTAAGAAAACTCAAATACAGTGTTTTTGTCAACAGCCAAATAATTGGAAATTATTCCTGAACTTTCTAACGTTTCCAGATGTTAGTTGTAATTCcggaaattcaaaaaatatgaattattcCCAGAATTTTGAATTAGTGTGAGTTAGTTATACTGCCAATTcctaaattatattcaaaatgcctgactgcatctctctctctctctctccatatctATGTTGTTCgataataaaatagtttcatTTAGACTGTTTGGAAGATGGAAGCAGCATCATCTTCAATTTAGCCTTCTTTTCAGTATCtgagtttttattttcagaatggcATAGTTACTTGGTTTCCTCAAATTACTCTGCCTTAACTTTGCGTAAGTGTGATTTTAGGTTATACAGAAACATTGGATGATGACACTGAAATTTTGGTCCCCGATGATGATTACGGGCTGTATGCAATTGATATTTTAGATCCATCATTGGTATGATCAACAATCCTCTCCATGGTTTTTCACAATCCTGAAATGATGTAGCATGTAGTATCTTGCCATGCAAGCTGTACTAGAATTTGGATTAAACGGTCgttttttagaaattatatgaCTGTGGAACTTTTCTAATTCTTTCCAGTTGATTGCTTCTAAGTATATAGAACATGTAGTTGTTCTCGAATTGAGTGGTCACCAATAACAAACATGATTCAGAATAGACCTAgctgtgataaaaaaaaaaaaccctaaaaaaatccttaaaaaaccTTGCCAACAGATGTATCCCTTTTGTGAACaaggagagattttttttttcacttgtgGTCACCATAAATTAATGAATAAGGAACTATTTTCCTCTTTCTGCCTGCCAATGCTTGGGAAGGCTCCCCCCCCTTGACTCCCTTGGCTTATCTCTTTCTATTGTTCTCCTGGGTTTGGCTTTTGCTTTTGAGCTATTCAATTCCTATGTTCTTTTGATATGTGAACTAGCAATCATTTCACAGTGAGATATTGAAACAAATATTATGGTATTCAAAGTCACTCATTTGCTATTTATGTCACAACGTACAGAAGAAATAGCCATATCTACGTGATATTCCAAAAAGATCAGTTCTAGTTCTATTCAAAGTCCTTGAAATCACTTAGAAAGCTCATTTACATTAAACATCAAATGTGGACTTTAGTACCCATGCAGAGCTCTGTGcttgaaatatattttctccTGCAGGGGGATTTttctctgtaaaaaaaaaaaagtattcagGTGGGATTTATAATCTACTGACGCAATGGGGATTTTTCTTGTCATCTCTAGCAAATTTTAAGTAGTTTGTCAATCGCTTAAAGAGCAGCTATTTAAATTGTCACATAGCAGGTGTGATTGGGGATGACATAATCTATGATGAAGAACAACATTTCTCCTAATACAATATGTTCACAATTTAGTGATTACAATCTCTCACTCAAACCTCTAACGTTACTAGAGTCTGCATTGCGTTTCAGTATTTCAACTCTATATTATGTTTACTACATTGAATCtaatactaaatcattaaatttacttattcctattagttttaatttttgggacaagtagtgatttaacatgatattagagccaaagttttgaattcgaGCCTTAACTCTACACTTTATTTCCCccatttcaattaaaaatatttcacatgttgGATTAAATCCACAGGAGAAATATTTTGCCcccatttcaaataaaaatattttaccctTATTAAGGAGAAGTCGACCTACACATGAGTGGTAAAATATAAACCAAATTCTGAATTCTCCTACTAGacttttgagacaagtggtGATAACATAATCATTTGATCAAATCCCACCAAGTAAACATGTAGTGTGGTGGGATTTAACACCTATGCAACACCTTTTcaatccatccatccatccaatATGAGACTTTAAAACTCTCACAATTTGGGGCATCATAGTTTATCCTGACCAACTACTTCATTCCTTCTTGCCTTCAAACCACATGTTGACATTCTTCCAGAGATAATCAATTTATGATTTTCCCCCATCAGCCTGTATATACTCTTTTAGAATGACTAGTAATTGCAGCAAATGTGGCATGTGAAGTGTGTGAGTTTTTGTCTCTTGTTCTATGTTCCATGAGTACCACATTTGGGTCTGTGCTAGGATCATGGGATTGCACATGCACTAGTATACACTTAGTTTATGTCATCATTGAAACATGTTAGTTGGTTTAAAAGTCTTAGAAGCATCCATTTCAATACTTTCAAAGTTTGTATTTCTTAATCTTTCTTTCATCATCACATTACCATCATGTTAGTATCTTTCCCTCTTAGTTGCTTCTGATATGATATCATTTGATGTTTCAGGTGATAAAACTTTTACATTTCACAGAGGTATATCATTTTCATGCTTTGATTGATATGCTTGTTAAATGTGGCTATAAGAAGGGAACCACGTTATTTGGATATGGTTATGATTTCCGGCAAAGCAATAGGTAATTCATTTTGTATTGGTTGCTTTTCTGGTTGTTAAAGTTGATTATTGGTGATGTGATTCTCAAGTGTGTCAATCTCTAGCTAAGGTTTTAAATGTAAAACGGTGTCTTATAGATATTAAAAGCTCCTTAATGTTGCTCATAGTTATCTGCAAATGTATCATTGGCAGAATTGACAAGTTAATGGAAGGTcttaaaatgaagttgaaagcAGCTCACCAAGCTTCTGGTGGTAGAAAAGTCAATATAATCTCGCATTCAATGGGCGGGCTGCTAGTGTTGTGTTTCATGTCACTCCATAATGAGGTGTGCAAATTTTCTCGTGGtgaccagttttttttttccctgtgacatgcaaaaaataattgtCTTCTTTTGTCGTAAGAGGCATGACTGGTGATTCTACTATTTGTTGGCAGGTATTTTCCAAGTATGTGAATAAGTGGATATGCATTGCATGCCCCTTTCAAGGTAAGTCTATTTTACTCATTATTAACAATGGATTTGAATTCTTTGAGAGAGAGTGGAAtgatttcatttccttttcagtAAACTACATTTGAAACTTAGGgatctttaatttatataattaactatcCTCAGAAATTTGACTTAATAGTTCAAAGAGTTATTCTCAAGAACAATTTTTCTCCATTGTTTAAAGTAATGGTAGTTTGGCTTTGCTGAAGCCAGAAAAAGAAGAatgcaaagaaaatgaaaggtgATGAAAAAGTCTTCTGCTCATAAACAACATAAGCACAAAATGTTTTTGGGACTTGTGAAGCTACTTGATTTAGTAGAAAACTTTATACTGCCTCAGTGATGCCACATGGCTGTAAAATGTGTTGTCTAACTTCTCTATAGTAATTAACAGGTTCAATCTACAAATAGCCACTCCTTTAAGCAGTAAGGTCTGTCTACCTGGCAGACATGTTAAGGCTGTGTAAGAATGAAAAGGGGTGGCCCCAACATCGTTCCTATCATTTGCATGTGAGACATAAAATATCCAATTTAATGGAAACATAATCCAAACCACTTAAGATGTACTATGCAATTTTCTTAAACTCCTAATCTGTATCTAGACCACAATTTGGTTAGAGCCCTTGCAACAAAGACTTGAGGAGGCCACTTGCCCTGCTTGTCTCTGGTGTCAGAAGCTCCATTCTTCACTTCAAGAGATGTAGTGCTTCAGGTTCTGGAGGCACTTTTAGCTTCAATTGATGGCTGCTTATTAGTGGCTGATGCACTGAATTATCTTAGATGTTTTCATTGATCTGGTTATCGATTGGGGATACCTCTTCCTCCTCATGAATGCTCTTGTTTCCTATTATTCGTTTCTTCTATTGTCAATAATGTGTCCTTGCATCCTCATTtacctttattttctttccatgcCCTGTTTTGCTAAGCTTGGACTTCTCCCCCAACTTGGATTCAGCTGCATGAATCCTCAGACATGTTTCTGGACTTCTTATTTGCATCTCTCtgactattttttgtttgatcttATGGGTATTGGGatttcaagttctttttcttGGTGGAAGTTAATAAGCAAATACTTCTGTACTCTATCCTTGTAGAAAGCTTTTATTGGCTACAGATTGTAAAGTACATATTTTTAggataaaaatgtgaaaaaaggTACACAAAGTGGTGCCAAAGTTTACTTTTATCCTTATGATGAGCCATGAGCAGCAAGGAGTCCAAGAATACCCCTAAAGCACCTGACGAGTTTTAGCTCAGATAGCAGTTCTGAAattttctgttttgttctttctccattatttttcttgtgtcTTTTCAAATTGTGCTCCAAAATAATACGAGTAGCAAAAACTGTGCTCCAATTAATTCTGAAATATAATTGACAGGTGCACCGGGATGCATTAATGATTCACTCTTAACTGGATTGCAGTTTGTTGAAGGATTTGAAAGCTACTTTTTTGTGTCAAGGTGGACAATGCACCAGCTGGTAATTCCTCAACTTGACTATTTTCCCCAGGTGATGgaattaaatctaaaactttgAACTTCTATGTTGTGCCGAACCTTTTCTTGGTGAAGCTATAGTTCCAATTGAAGCATGACTTGTTTGCATATGTAGTTAAAGAAATATTGGCATAATTGTTGAATACTGAGAGTTGTGTTTGGACAGTAATGTGCCCTTTCTGGGTTATATCTATAACATTTTTTAGGGTGTTGGATTTAGTTTGACTTAGGTCAACCATTCAGGTGCATGTAACCCCATCGAAGATTAGTATAGGTTATTCTCATAAGTTGCATGTCCAATTTACTATGTATTCAGCTTGCAACCGTCAGGTCTAAGGAAGTGAGATTTGTGCTTCTAGATCCACGTGACAAGAAAACTCTGGTTAGGTGTAGCTGCTATCTTGTTCAAATTAGAGAGTTCATTCTCTGTGTTTCCCATAATGATTCTGTCTTACCCTATTCAAGACTACACtcatattaattctttaatgtATTTGGTTAATATACAAAGTCCTATGAGATGacatctatatatttttgtgtataGTTGGTTGAGTGCCCATCAATCTATGAGATGTTGGCAAACCCAGAATTTAATTGGAAAAAACAGCCAGAAATTCAAGTTTGGCGAAAGCACTCCACAGATGAGGAAACTTCTGTCGATTTGGAATCTTACGGTCCAATTGAAAGTATCACACTGTTTGAAGAAGCATTGAGGGATAATGAGGTACTGcgctcataattaatggacgTGAAAACGTATTAATATTTGTCTTCAAATTCTGCATTtcaactttataaatatataaatatatatttgataaatgatGAAGGTTTTTATTATAGACAAGACTGTTTGTGAACTTCTACTTCAactttacttattaaaaaagaaaatttttatctcCAATTTCAAGGGCAGTATATCTATTCTGATTTCTTATGTTTGCGAGATCCTTGAAGAATATGTTATCTACTTCCTTTTTACTTGAATTTATGCTTTGATGGACTTCTTTTTTCGACCACTGTCAAAACTCTATTCCTAGACCTGACAGCATCTAcccctatatttttttctaacagaagcacccacacacacacactgttGCTTACATTTCATGATGATTGGAGCATTTTTCTCCTTTCCCCTATAATTTTCACTTCCATCATACATTCTTTAATGAGTATCTAAAGCTCATATCATGTGTATTTGTTGCAGCTTAATTATGATGGAAAAATGGTAGCTCTGCCTTTTAACTCCGAGATTCTCAAATGGGCTGCTGGGACTCGCCAAGTTATATATGATGCTAAATTACCGGATGGGGTCTGCTTCTATAACATTTATGGAACATCATTTGACACACCTTTTGACGTTTGGTATGTGAGTGAATTAATTTAGGCATTAAAAATGCTTTGTAGGGGTCAAGGGATGGGAACTTTTAAAGTAAGTTGTCcttgtgaaatcaccacttatcccaaaagcttaagctgatggaaagaggtagattttattattttatatcttaacactccccctcacttGTGGGCCAGACTTTTCCTCAATGAGTAGGCCCaacaagtggaatatttaattaaatgggatagagtgtagagtcagggttcgaactcaggacctctgctctgataccatgtgaaatcaccacttatcccaaaagcttaagctgatggaaagaggtagattttattattttatatcttaacagtCCTCATTTGTTCgaaaatatgaaatctaaaaaGGGGTTTGGAAAGTGTGATGTAGTCTGTCAAACGTAAGGAGCTCTCTTCACCAACACCagatcattttaattaattctttttttttttttacaaataagatCATTTTAAAGAATTCTTGTCATGCATGTTAAATGATGTTTATTCTTAATGTATTGCTCAGGTCAAAAAGGGATTGAAATTTAATCCATTGGTTTCTACGATCAAAACTAATGATTTGCTAAATGGCGTGCCTTTCTTTGAATCCAAAAGCAAGTTAAAAATTCACTGGAACTGAGATTTAGAATCTTTTGATCACAATTATGAAAACTGTTAATGGTAGAAGTGTATCTGACATATGTGTGTTCAATGCAGCTATGGCTCGGAAACATCTCCAATTGACGACTTGTCTGAAATTTGCCACTCAATGGTGAGTGATTTGATTTGTTTGTGAAATCACTAACCTGCTGCTAGAAGTTAAACTTGAAGTTAAATTGATACAACAACCCCTCACCTCTTGAAACTACTCTGCTTAGGTAGAAGCCCTTTTTCACAGGTGATTTATCAAACagcaattttcaaattttaatgtgCACATAAACTGATGAATATGCTCATATGCACATTCCCTTAAATTTGTGCCTTATCTACTGACACATTCTGGTTATTTTGTATGTTTACACcttgtatcattttttattccaGCCCCAGTATTCTTATGTTGATGGAGATGGAACAGTTCCTGCTGAGTCAGCAAAGGTGCTCTATCTAATTTTTCATTTGACGCATTATTTCAGCTAATGTTATTTAAGGAAAGCTCTATGATGTTGTCCAGTGTCAGAATGTTGAAATGAAAATCCAAATTCTTGCTTGGTAAATAGAACTTGAGtcataaaaaaaccaataccAAGCTTGAACTCGGATTGGCCCAATTAACAATTTGAGCTCTCTAAAAGGCCTGCTGGACAAAGCTCAAGCAGACCAAAGCTCAGATAGGCTTTGGCTCTTTTCACCCTAGAGGCTAGAAACTTTGAACTTTATGTACCCACGAACATGGAAAATTTAAACAAATGGACAAGTGAACATGGTGGAGAATTTTGACATGTTATGCGAGCACCACTCTTCCAGTCAATTTTTACATGCACAAATAATGTGagcatttcaattttgtttgtaTCTTGTAAATGACAAGTTCGTTTGTTACAATTAGAAGGttctacaaacaaaaacaaaagaaaaaattacacgAATAGAGGATGAAGCAGAGTAGCAGTACCTAATTATAACTGAAAGATAACTATGTAAACCGTCCAGCTTACCCAATTATAACTGATGTCATACATAAACATATAAGTTGCAACCAATAATTAAAACTTCTGTGATCAGCGATATAGACGTGCATGCAATCGGTGTCATTTTCTTccctatccattaagaaaaaagcAGAACTTGGTGAAGACATTTGATAGTATCCAGAGGCCATGGTTTGGTCATCTAAAATGTGATCTATGATATctactaaaatattttagtccATGCTTCAGTGCACATGTGAATGAATCTATTAGCTGGTTAACATCAACATGCAAGAGAGATGCAAAAACAGGGATGATGGGCATATTGATCAGGTTTTAGATAGCTAAACAAGACAAACTAAGACGGTAGTCTGAATATGGAGTTTATTTGATTAAGTTAGGTTTGGCTTAGTgagtattttagatttattttgttgtgatattCGTTCTTGATATGCTATGAGCTTACTTTGTAATTAAGTTCATCTTTGGATACGCATCTTGAATACATTGAAACCTTGAAATTATCAGGGTACATGGTTCCGAGAACATaatttcttatcactttcttgCTCCGATTAGTTAATGTGCTTCTGTTATCCGCAGTGTAGGATCGTTTGATCTTTCTTTGTGAGAACCAACTTCTATTGCATAATATCTAATCTCTGTTGAGCAATCTTTCTTTGGATTGCACAGGCTGATGGATTTGATGCAGTTGAAAGAGTAGGAGTTGCTGCTAGTCATCGTGGAGTATTACACGACGAAACAGTTTTTAAATACATCCAAAAGTGGTTGGGGGTTGATCAAAAGGTCCGGAAGCATTCAAAGTCTTCCAGAGTAGTAGATGCTTCAACTTAGCTCATGGACTTGCAATTCTTTTATGCAGAAAGGGGATATGTTTCACATAGTCACGATTTGTAAGTAATTATTATTGTACATTTAGTAATAATAGCATCAGAACTTTGTGAATTTGGAACCTTCTGTATACATCCCATGTACACAAGTTGTCCTTTTTCTAGCTAAGTGAATCTGAATTAGTTTAAATGTTATCTGAATCATCTTATTGTTCCCAAAGGCTTTGTTAGCCTCatggaatatatttttttggaaaactCTTTTTTCCCGTTTTGCAATCTTTGGCATGACATCTGGGGATAAATCTTCAGGGAATAATGATCTCTCTTCAGGGGGGAAGTGGCCCTCTCTTTTAGTAAGCAGAAGCTTATTTATTTCCAGAGCAAGTTCAAGTTTCCAAAGGAAGAAATCAACCCAATGCAAGATGATCTTCCAAAAGCCCTTGGTTCGGACAGATCTCAATTTCTCATGGCAGATTTAATGCCTTctcaaaaaaattctatttgaaagATTGTTTAAGAGTTAGTCTATATACTGTCCTTAAATAAAGACTGTTCATGTAAGCTCatacagttatatttaaaaaaattttaaaattacaataatatcctgcTTTTTCTCCTTTTACCTTATTCATCAATAGAACTACATACGCAGTCTTCCACTCagaactgtaaataaaatttctcttcttttattattgTACTAGCTAAGCTAAATAATATActttttatcttctctttttATTGCCATCTAATATTCAAATCAATAGTCATAGATATTGTTGTTGGAATAGAAAGTTTGGACTCACAACATATGCCTGGTTcataaaattaatgttatttgtaaatcatttaatttcatcatttcatgtttaattaattaatttggtatcaaataattaatcgagaataaaaataataaatagtttcttgattataattaatgataataaagtCCACTAACACAtctcaaaatatacattaaatCAGCTCGCTTTCCGCTATATTGTATGTTCTTCGGCCCAGTCAAGGGCCCAGGCACATTAGAAACCCAGCTTAATAACGAAAAGAAGAGACAAAGGATAAGTGACTCGACATGTTAATATTTGTAGTCGCGAGTATGTAAGTATCGTGTAGtcgatttaaaaaaagtaaataaatatgagatccacataaaaaaaaattaattttttaatagtagactctacttctttttaaagcgactgcacgacgtttgcgcatttcacgactatatgtagtattactctaaaATAAAACTGTAGACTGACACACATAAGACTCaagtattaattaaagaaaaatgataactATGCGTCATTTTTCAca
Protein-coding sequences here:
- the LOC108997236 gene encoding phospholipase A(1) LCAT3, which produces MFGGLCSCPCFGDRSSDADGSEVDPVLLVSGMGGSILHSKNKKFGFETRVWVRILLADLEFKKKLWSVYNPTTGYTETLDDDTEILVPDDDYGLYAIDILDPSLVIKLLHFTEVYHFHALIDMLVKCGYKKGTTLFGYGYDFRQSNRIDKLMEGLKMKLKAAHQASGGRKVNIISHSMGGLLVLCFMSLHNEVFSKYVNKWICIACPFQGAPGCINDSLLTGLQFVEGFESYFFVSRWTMHQLLVECPSIYEMLANPEFNWKKQPEIQVWRKHSTDEETSVDLESYGPIESITLFEEALRDNELNYDGKMVALPFNSEILKWAAGTRQVIYDAKLPDGVCFYNIYGTSFDTPFDVCYGSETSPIDDLSEICHSMPQYSYVDGDGTVPAESAKADGFDAVERVGVAASHRGVLHDETVFKYIQKWLGVDQKVRKHSKSSRVVDAST